CGTGACATGGGCCGATGGTCAGGGCAATTGGGAAGACGGCTATAATTCCGGCGCGCTGCGCAAAGCGGTTGATGCAGGTCTCGTCGACATGAACGACATGGTCCAGATCTGGAAATCCAACGTTATCCCCGAGGGCCCTGTCGTGCTGCGCCAAGCACTGCCCGATGATGTCAAAGCCACAATGGTTGCGCTGGTTGATGGCCTTTACGAAGCAGACCCTGAGTGCGCCTACGGCGTCGCTGCGGGCGACACGCTGGGATTCCAGCCCGTCACGCACGCGATGTACGAAAACATCGTGGCAGCCCGTCAGTCTGTCATTGGGAACTAAAACAATTTTTATGACACATCCGGTAGCGCTTTGGCGCTGCCGGTATTTCTTTGTCCGGGGGTCAGGATGGCAGATATTTCACTTCGCGGTACGGTACAAACAGTTGAAAGCATACAATCTGCTTATACCGCGCAGGTACAGCGCCGTAGGCTTTATGGCGGCCTCACTCTCCTGATTTTCATCGTTATGATGGTGTCCGGGTTCAATGTTGCGGATGACCGCAACGCTGGCGGTTTTTGGGATGGACTACATCAGATCGGCGACTACCCAGCAGATGTTTTGTCTGAAGCGTGGGAAAAGCGCGCCGATCTACCCGGCTTGATCGCAAAATATTTTCCGGCATTGCTGGAAACCGTAAACATCGCGGCTGTCTCGACCCTCATCGGGGCTATTGGCGGGTTGTTCCTGTCGCTTCTGGGCACGCGGGGCCTTGCCAAATGGCCAAGACTGATCCCGCTTTTCCGTCGCATCTCGGATATCATGCGCGCCGTGCCCGAGATCGTCATCGCTCTCGTCCTGATTTTTGTGCTCGGTGGTGGGCCCGTTCCCGCAATGATCGCAATTGCCATCCACACGGCTGGTGCACTGGCCAAGATGTTTTCCGAAGTGTCTGAGAACACCGACTTGAAAGCTGTCGAAGGGCTTGCCTCCACGGGTGCCACATGGTCGCAGCGGATGCTTCTGGGTGTGTTGCCTCAGGTCGCCCCCAACTATGTCAGCTACACGCTGCTGCGCTTCGAGATCAACATCCGTGCCTCTGCAATCCTAGGTTTTGTCGGCGCGGGTGGCCTTGGCTATGAGCTGCGAAACGCAATGGCCTGGGGTCCGGGCCGCTTTGATGAAGCTGCCGCGATTTTCATCCTCCTGTTCGGCACGATCGTATTGTTCGATCAAGTCTCAAGCCGCTACCGCAATCGTTTGACTGAGGGACAAGGCCAATGACCGCTATTGATCTGGGTACAACCAAGTTTGAGGCTGAAAAGCTCTTCCAGCGCAAGCGCTTGATTGGCTTTGGCATCCCTTCGGTCATCGCAGTTTATTTCGTCTATATCTTCTTCGCGTTTGACCTGCCTGGCCTTGCCGGACGCGCCAATATGGAAAACGCGGTAACTCTGGCTTCGGACAGTTG
This genomic window from Roseovarius carneus contains:
- the phnE gene encoding phosphonate ABC transporter, permease protein PhnE produces the protein MADISLRGTVQTVESIQSAYTAQVQRRRLYGGLTLLIFIVMMVSGFNVADDRNAGGFWDGLHQIGDYPADVLSEAWEKRADLPGLIAKYFPALLETVNIAAVSTLIGAIGGLFLSLLGTRGLAKWPRLIPLFRRISDIMRAVPEIVIALVLIFVLGGGPVPAMIAIAIHTAGALAKMFSEVSENTDLKAVEGLASTGATWSQRMLLGVLPQVAPNYVSYTLLRFEINIRASAILGFVGAGGLGYELRNAMAWGPGRFDEAAAIFILLFGTIVLFDQVSSRYRNRLTEGQGQ